Part of the Xiphophorus couchianus chromosome 2, X_couchianus-1.0, whole genome shotgun sequence genome, TAATCGGCTGATTTTTCTCCAGACAGTCTGATTGGCAAACAGCCAATCACTGTCTTTGTCTCGTAGCTCTATCTTTTCCCATCTATGTGTtcatgtatgtcatttttgcaATATGCCaataattttaatgttgaataaaataaactcagtaACTGGGTACGTTTTCTGATCTGTGAACGCACCACACCTAAACGCTACCAGTTTGCGCTGACAGCAACCCTCTGTGGTGTTGATGCTGTTACTGAGTGAAGCAGACAATAACTgcgtttccattataaatgtgtgcaaaactttgtcaatattccacgaatgtaaaaagaaagaaggaaaaaacagttttgcaatcacagtgttttcattaaataagaaaggcAGTGCATCAATTCTGAACTTATTGTCTGTATGTAGTATTTGATGTTGTCCATTTTAAGCCgacactgttttgttttctatcagAACAATCAAAGTAAGACTCAAAGGTGCAGATTTAGCACTCCttgttttgctaaatttaaTACTAACAATGTATTTACTAGTTAAATATCACTCACTAAGCGATATTTCACTTAGTGAAAGTGATACTGAGATATCGCTTTCACTAAGCGATATTTAGCGAAATATCGCTTTAGTGATATTTGATTCAGTTTTGCTTTCACTGAGCAATATTTAATGAAAGCAATATTTCACTACATATCACTTTCACTATAGAATTATTATAGTGAAAGTAATTCTGTAATTACTTCTACTGAAGTAATTGTGCTGTTATGAAAGAATACAATTGCTGTTCTTTCATAATTACTGTAATTCAGGACAGAATTACTGCGTTTTCTTGCCATGAAAGAacagtaaaaatcaaacatcATCTTATCGGACCTCATACTCAGGTCCATGTGCTCGGTAGTTGGGAGTTACTGTACCCTGCGATCTTCTGAGACCTCCTCCTGTGGTATTCCTCCTCATCCACCGTCCACACGGCGCCTTTCACGTTCTCCACGCGCACGAAGCACTTGTGCAGGCTCAGGTTGTGGCGGACCGCGTTCTGGTTCAGAGTGACGGAGACGGTTCTGCTGAAGCGGGTCGGCCGAGACGCACGCGCCGCAAACCGCCCGGTCAATTATTCTGCTCACCTTCCAGGTGGCGGCGTTCCGCCTGAAATACGCGAACGTCCTGGTGAACCAGTTGTAGATCTCGTTGAGTGTTAGCTGCATGTCTGAGGCTTCTGTGATAGCCTGAGGATGGGGGTGGAGGGCAGAAATGAGCGTTCAGTGCAtcataaagtgaaaataaaatgaagtgtGTCATgaagctgatccagaacgctgctgctcgtgttctgactaaaaccaggaagacaaaGTTCTAAAGTCCCCAGTGTAGGGACTTGGATCtgggttctgctctgcatccccagaaccaaacatggaggagcagcattcagcttctacgcaccacaaatctggaacaaacgtccagaaaactgcaaaacagtcgaaacactgagttcctacAAACCcaggctaaaaacccacctgtttagattTGCCCTTGATTAACAGTAattggaacattgatcaacatatttgatgtgcttgatgatggcatttgacaaaatgtaatgtttatcgCTTGACAccgtttttatggtgtaaagcgctttgaattgccttgtttcTGAAGCTGTTCAAAAAAACTagacttaaaataataaagatgtgaaaaatcaaataatctCTCTGCTCATACCTGTCGGATCAGGGCCGCGTAGGTAAACGGTGGTCTGATGTCAGCGTTCTGGTAAAGTTCATATTCATTCTCTGCAGAAGGACAaaacacagtgtgtgtgtgtgtgtgtgtgttggaaagaggaataaaaaaaaagcaaatgggAGATTTGAAATCAGCTGCTTTCCTGAAGGGTCGAGTGAAAACCAAGTCCACCGTTTACCTGAAGACAGAGAGAACACCAGAGGGTGATGCCGGTGTCCCGCGGCCCGAGGCCGAGGTGGCTCTTCGTCTTCCTCGCGGCCCTGCGGCGGGGAGCCGGCGGCGCTCAGAGGTCGCTGGTGTCTCAGAGAGAGAGACGCTTTGCCGGCCAGCGACGCTGGACAGAGCTGAAAAGACGGACAGgagaaacaaaaccacaaaaaaaaaaagagacatttccTAAGCGAGCGTGACGGAGCGATTGGATTCGGCTCCTCTGACCCGCTTCGGCTAATGCCGCGATGAGAATGGAGCCAATCATTGTTAATTACAGGGTGAAATTGTTTGGTGAGTGTTGTGATTAGGGTTCAGTGTTTGCGAGATTAACAAATGATTAGTTTCCGCGTTATCGGAGCATGTCCGCCGTCTGGAAGCAGACTGTCGGCCCATCTGGAGCCGACAGCTGGGAGACAAAACTACAAACGAGAGAGAGGAgtgaaaaacaggaagaacgCACACAAGACTAAATATATTAGGATTTCCAGCTTTGTCTCATCTAAGTACCACTTTACAATAAGGCTCCACTTACAGATAATAACATATGTTATTAATTCATCTCTAAACACTTTATAGATTTCAATAACTGTTTGTTATGCATTAAGTAAGGATGAGAAGGAGACCAGATCTACCGGTTTCTTGCCAAATAAGGAGCCAAATCTGTTCCCctatatattttaaactgacTTGTTATAGTAAACATTTCAGACAACCTTGTAAGCACAATAAACATTTGTAAACGTCATCTTTTTAGCATATAGTTTCCCTCTCACGGTTACTTAATGCATAATAAAGAGTTATTAATGATATACAAAGTGTTCATAACTATCTATAAGCTGTCTATAAGGGGAGACTTATcctaactttttgtttgttttttttgtaaaatcaccAACGTGCCTCAATTACAGCCTGACACTCTCCACATCTGCAGGAGAATGTGACGTTTTATCTCCTCATGCAGTACATCCACAATGGTTTTCCTAAAATGTTTCTACTGCTTTAACCTTTACAGATCACgccacactgtaaaacatctgGAGGTGgcttaacttgaaaatgaaggcccacctgctgccttgaaaaggcaattaaaaccaacaaaaagaatcattttggttttaactcagaaattaaagttcccAAAGTTGACTTGACAAGAGAGAAGTTGTTtaaactttgttgttgttttttttaaaagttgattaACCTTGAACTGTGAGTTAACTGAATGCtgaaatttaaaccaaataattatttcacaatatgcgagagaaaaaaactgcctTTCTCtagttaaagagccacatttctctattatttttactcacaatatcaaaataactacttattttattttagagtaaATTAAACTCTTCTTTCAAATCGCATGAGCAAAGCTTCTGATCCGACAATGCTcgaaaacatttagtgtgaacaggacattaaaaacaaacgttTGCCTTAATAAATCACAATAATCAGATCAACGCAAGTCATTTCCACCTCAGGATACAAAAACGTGCCACTAAGCTTTCTGGGAAATAGCTCCCACTCCTGTCTTCTCCTCCTTTCAGTTTCTTAAACtcctttcagtttaaaaaactgaaaaaacccGAAGAGTTTGTTCAAACTTTTGCAGgtctgacaaaataaataaacggcTCAgcttatctttcacaaactcacacatttaggttaaaaatgtaaaacctggCACTTTTCATTGGAAGACAGCAGACGCAACTAATGGCAGCTCACGTGTTTTGCGGCGTACCTGGGGGCCGCGGTGGTCAGCGGCCGCGTCGGACTTCGCTGATTGAGCGCCGCGCGGCGAGGGCAGGCGCAGGTGAGCCATCATCACATGCAGACGCTCCTGCTCTTTGCAGAGCTGTTCCACGAGACGAGACGGTGTCAtggcgtaaaaaaaaaaaaacagaacaaaacaaaaatcactgaATTCAGCTAATTAGAATGGAAGCCTTTCATCccaaacacattttccaaaacaaaaaaaattcccGCTGCGTCTTAACATCTGCTGAAAGTCGGCGTTGGCTGACCAATGCAGCTCCAAcgctgagaaaaacaacaagaccATGAATCAGATTACGGTTGTTTTCGTGCATTTCTTACCGGAAACTGTTACATTCTTGCGCGCATATGATGttgtgggaaaacaaaaaagacctAAACGAGGCAAAAAGTGTGAGACAAAGTTTTGGCTATAAAAAAACGAAAACAGCATCATAACGGCTACTTTTAAGCACTGAacagtttgcttttttaatttttaattttttgtttttacaatgtgTCTAGACCTGGCTTCAGCTGAAGAGtagtatttgtctttttcacaGGATTCACTCCTGTCGAATCTGGCtcacctgcagctccagctgctgGACCACCTGCATCTGGACTCGACACTGAGCGGTGCTCCTGTCGTCCAGCGTGTGTTCGCTGCTCATGtgtctgaaaaaaaaggaaaaaaaaacaagaaacattcaATAGCTTTTCTGAGGAGCAGGTGTCCAACGCTCTTCTTTGCAGATGACAATGTGGTGTTATGTGAAAAAAAGCAGCCATAACTCAACTGATGGAATAAATTCAACAGGCGGTTGAACCGTCTGCTGAAAGTTTAGCTAAATGATTACAGTGTGTTATCCACTGGACTCATATTGTGTTGTTATTAAAACCTTTGTTACCAGATGTTCTGCCTTAGGATTGTGATTAATGATTGTAAGTTTTACGCCGTCAGAATGACAAGGTATTTCACCATAAGTGTATTCGATgaaataaattggatttttaaatgtataactGTTTGTTGGATGatttaagcaaaataaaaaatttgttttttttttctggttaaaaacacattttgtttttctattcgTTTTGCATGTTGCCATTTGACAGATGAATGCTGAACATGGCAAGACGAGGATTCTTCTACATTAGATCCTTTATGAATTTTATCGCCATTTGTTCTTAGTACCTGTTTAcagaatgtaaaagaaaaaaaaagaatatttgtaCAGGCAACATGGACTATAGAAAgctgtaacttttaaaaatgtgttttttgttagcTTGActttggaggggaaaaaaacaagttgacTTTAATTTGAATTCCATATTTTACTGCTACATATCGCAGCTTTACTGTTGCAACGTGTGTGCGACTTCATTTTAATAAAGCGTATCTCTTGTAGCCTCATATGGAAATGtccatttttattcaacttaatctatgaaaacacattttataccGATATCGtgtcaaaaataacacatttcaacACATCGATCTGAGTGACACAATAGTTCCTTTGAACATGTTCAAATTGAGCACATCATGTGTAGTTCTTGACCTTTGTTCATCTCAGCCAGTCTTTGatactttttatctttttctttctactcGTCTGCATTTTTCGTAAAGAGTCGGTTCGATATGTTTTGCATCacagtagattttatttttttattttttcagaaagtgCTACGTTTGCTACAAAAGGTGGAAGATCTCAGATGTTTTGGAGCTACaggggagagaaaaataaaaccaactcaCTGGACAAACTGGGCGACGTTTTCACAGACGGACTCACAGCCGGGCCAGTTACACACTCCGTGACCGAAGAGGGCGCTCGCAAGAGCCTGGTCCCCGTCTGCGCCGCTGCTGGATGAgcgagagagaaaagaaaaactgacaagAAACCCCAAgacatcactttaaaaaaaaaaaaaaaaaaaatcaaagcagaaaCTCCTGACAGGAGactttagttttctgttttttatcattGGGGGGTGGCATGAAATGACAGGAAGAGGTGGCGGGTAAAACCGACAAATAAACGGAAAGCTGTTTCACTTCTGATTCGGGGACATGTTCTCCAGTCATgtcaactttctttttcttttctttttcccattttctttGCGGAACCACTTCAGGTGGAGGAATAAAAAGCAAGACAAACAACAGCGAAACAAAGCAGCCCGCTGGGAATCGCATCCTCAAAAGCAAAGGTCGCCCTCAGACAGAGAGGACGTCTGCAGACGACGCGTCTTTTgacctttacaaaaaaaaaaaaaaaggccgaACCGCTTCAGAATAAAGGACCTCACCGATCCGCTCCGGGAGGAGACGCAGACAGCCGGTCCCCGGTCGGCTCGACTCGAGCGGACGTTTTCCGGTTCCCGCTCGTCGCCGTCCTGTCGTCAGAAAGAGCCGATCTGAGTTCCTTCCACAACTTCTGCATCTCCGCGGGTCCGAAATAGCCTGTGAAGTTGGCACAaatagttgttgttgtttttttgtttttttttgtcctgatcAGTAAAAGGGAGgagaaagtgaaagaaaatgttccGAAAGAGAGGAAAAACCGGCAGAGGACGGCGAGCTGCGTGTTCCTGACCTGAACCTGAGGAGAGGCCCGGAGGAGAGGCGGCCGGGTTCTGCTGGAACATCAGCTGCTGagcaagaacattttcagaaccGTTTCAGAACGAGAGGTCAGAGCATTCAGGACTGCTGGATGTTTAgttacaaagataaaaaaataaacaaaaagtgccacaaatcagtaaatattaaaacaatatcataaaataaacatgtgatcgctgaattaaaatgaaatcaatgaATAGTTATGATGATTTTAGTAACTTAATATATCAACCACACACCTAAATGATAATTGCATTTGGAACTCAATCATTAAAGTGTAAGCAAACAGAGGCTGGCTTCTGATTGGTCGACCTGCTAGCCAATCACATCGTCTGCAGCTGTTTACTGATGGgactataaaataaatgaggGTTGAAATCCATATATGTGCTTCCAACATGATGCATTGAAGTGTTAATGCAGGATTTCTGCACTTAatgtaaaatttacaaaatatttgagtaataacaaaagtatttattactttgtttAATGTCTGCGCATTGATTTGCCAAAGAATTATCCCAAATAACCcaataattataattatgaagatactttattaaaataacagacaaaataaaaacacaattagcAAATTTAACACATAAattagtagtaataataatgactttgtgtttttatgacgtaaatcactttgaaaagccttgttgctgaaatgagctatacaagtaaaatttttaaaaacatgtttaaagtgTAGAAATCATAACTTTGTTTAGtctcactcttttttttctactgtcaTTATTCATACACCTGGCtgattcagatttaaattttgttcCTGATAGGAAATGACTGTTGAACAATGTGAAGGATgtaaaaatatggaaacaaacaaaccaaggggaaaaaatcaaacctgaactaatctcttttcatttctattttatttttgaaaaatgataaaaaacgTAATCATTGATAGAAAGATCTTCTGTTTTGACAGCTTATCTTTGGCGCTGAGCTCCAGGTCTTTGAGTTCGGAACGCCTCCTGcacatcaccctaatctttagctctcTCTACAGATTCTCTGCCACTCAGAAACATTAATATCAGCAGGATTGTCAAGATAGAAGATTTCCCAGAAGGCTTCACTTTACCGGTATAAACAgctcaaaaaaacaaatgaagagatcagtttctctgattttactttctaTGGGCatgtgtttgagtaaaatgaacatttttcttttattcctaCTGataacatgtctctgaaattccaagcaaacattttgtacttatttgcagaaaatgagaaatggtcaaaacgAGGAAAaggatgcaaagaaaacaagctcATCTTCATTCAGAAATGAATATaaggtggaataaccaggaggcgTTCAATGGGTTCAGttcagtgggctcttcattttttccagagctgtatgttcACCggtcacacacacatacacctgTAGGTGTtgatatttgtaatatttttaggATTCAAGCAGCTTTTACCTCTTTGACTTTCTTGCTGATCTGCTgttgaagctgctgctggtaaAATTCCTTCAGGTGTTGCTAAAACAGGagcaaattatttattatttcttctatTCAGATATAGAAACCCACCACCTGCCTAAAGACCAGAGACCGACAGAATGACGAGGAGATTTTTACGAGCGTGCTCTAAAAGCTTTAGAGCCTAAAATCGATTTCCGCTGACGGCTGC contains:
- the LOC114157170 gene encoding forkhead box protein P2-like; its protein translation is MPESPLSPSAARQTPASSLLSHTDAGAGEKAANGDSCSGVRVQSCQSLLHRQVFLAMMAPQQLQQLLPPGQLQALIRHKQQALLLQQQHLKEFYQQQLQQQISKKVKEQLMFQQNPAASPPGLSSGSGYFGPAEMQKLWKELRSALSDDRTATSGNRKTSARVEPTGDRLSASPPGADRSGADGDQALASALFGHGVCNWPGCESVCENVAQFVQHMSSEHTLDDRSTAQCRVQMQVVQQLELQLCKEQERLHVMMAHLRLPSPRGAQSAKSDAAADHRGPQLCPASLAGKASLSLRHQRPLSAAGSPPQGREEDEEPPRPRAAGHRHHPLVFSLSSENEYELYQNADIRPPFTYAALIRQAITEASDMQLTLNEIYNWFTRTFAYFRRNAATWKNAVRHNLSLHKCFVRVENVKGAVWTVDEEEYHRRRSQKIAGSPSLVKNVCSSLSLGTALHSTFQAALAEASLPGLKRERSSRTLRGINKAADGSGRKQNLSPPVQQQLYFERVNSDDDGQLPTLNPVSLQPLIHGTSEELLFDLE